One segment of Nostoc flagelliforme CCNUN1 DNA contains the following:
- a CDS encoding NACHT domain-containing protein yields MPSQDYKWKRFWYPPSINLNFACGGYLCNPEEKWGHIYNPDLVAFDTISEKPCLVLLGEAGMGKTTAAEQAYSQITQKLSGSEDVCLWFKLINYDSDKDLCDAIFRDETFQAWCRGKHKLYLFLDSLDEGLLSINKLVIILKREIEKLPCDRLYFRITCRTADWKDSLEKKLKDKWGEANFGVYQLAPLLRENVIEEANKRGINSNSFLQEVFNKNAIPLAIKPITLKFLLGIYQNGRFPSSQKELYEEGCLQMCEEVNPDRRDSDNIGSLGAKMVRSSTSRGIV; encoded by the coding sequence ATGCCAAGTCAAGATTACAAATGGAAGCGATTCTGGTATCCTCCATCAATTAACCTCAACTTTGCTTGCGGAGGTTATTTATGCAATCCAGAAGAAAAGTGGGGACATATATATAATCCTGACTTAGTTGCTTTTGATACCATATCTGAAAAGCCCTGTTTGGTGCTGCTAGGTGAAGCTGGTATGGGTAAGACTACAGCAGCCGAACAAGCATATTCTCAAATAACTCAGAAACTTAGTGGTTCAGAAGATGTATGTTTGTGGTTCAAACTTATTAATTATGACTCAGATAAGGATCTGTGTGATGCAATCTTCCGCGACGAAACGTTTCAAGCTTGGTGCAGAGGAAAACATAAACTATATCTTTTTTTGGATAGTCTAGATGAAGGATTACTTTCCATCAATAAACTTGTCATCATTCTCAAGCGTGAAATAGAAAAGTTACCTTGCGATCGCTTGTATTTTCGGATCACTTGCAGAACGGCTGATTGGAAGGATAGCCTAGAAAAAAAGCTAAAAGACAAGTGGGGAGAAGCGAATTTTGGGGTATATCAGCTAGCTCCTCTACTTCGAGAAAATGTAATTGAAGAGGCAAATAAGCGTGGCATAAACTCTAACAGTTTTTTACAGGAAGTTTTCAATAAAAATGCTATTCCTCTTGCTATCAAGCCAATAACATTAAAATTTCTTCTGGGTATTTATCAAAACGGACGGTTTCCTTCTTCTCAGAAAGAATTGTACGAAGAAGGTTGTTTACAAATGTGTGAAGAGGTTAACCCAGATCGCCGTGATTCAGACAATATTGGCAGTTTAGGTGCCAAAATGGTCAGGTCATCTACCAGCAGAGGAATTGTTTAA
- a CDS encoding Uma2 family endonuclease, with product MNLDRYPAPDLVIEIAKTSLLDDLGTKRSLYEELGVAEYWVVDVQNAQIIAYAIADQGSKRIQESQVLPGLAMSILEEALRRSREINQSEVGAWLLSQFQQKEN from the coding sequence ATCAACCTTGATAGGTATCCTGCACCAGATTTAGTGATTGAAATTGCAAAAACATCTCTTTTGGATGACTTGGGTACAAAGCGATCGCTCTACGAAGAATTAGGCGTTGCTGAATACTGGGTAGTGGATGTGCAAAATGCCCAAATCATTGCTTATGCGATCGCAGATCAAGGCAGTAAACGTATTCAAGAATCACAGGTATTGCCTGGTTTAGCGATGTCTATTTTAGAGGAAGCTTTACGCCGTAGCCGTGAAATAAATCAATCTGAAGTTGGAGCTTGGTTATTGAGCCAGTTTCAGCAAAAGGAGAATTGA
- a CDS encoding creatininase family protein translates to MLLHLSTWQEVEAYLQQSKGIIFPIGSTEQHGPTGLIGTDAICAEAIAAGVGDATGAIVGPTINVGMALHHTAFPGSISLRPSTLIQVVRDYVTCLAKAGFSKFYFINGHGGNIATLKAAFSETYAHLEDLQIPNAQHVQCQVANWFMCGSVYKLAKELYGDQEGSHATPSEVALTQYVYPNAIKQAYLSPEVASGHRIYSAADFRVRYPDGRMGSNPALATPEHGKQFYDLAVKELSSGYLEFVNAE, encoded by the coding sequence ATGTTACTGCATTTAAGTACTTGGCAAGAAGTCGAAGCTTATTTACAGCAGTCAAAGGGGATTATTTTCCCTATTGGTTCCACAGAACAACATGGGCCAACGGGGTTAATTGGCACTGATGCCATTTGTGCAGAAGCGATCGCAGCTGGTGTAGGTGATGCAACTGGCGCGATCGTTGGCCCTACAATCAATGTGGGCATGGCACTGCATCATACTGCTTTTCCCGGCTCAATCAGTCTGCGTCCTAGCACTTTAATTCAAGTAGTGCGAGATTATGTAACTTGTTTAGCCAAAGCTGGTTTTAGCAAGTTCTACTTTATTAACGGACATGGTGGTAATATCGCCACCCTGAAAGCTGCTTTTTCCGAAACTTACGCGCATTTAGAAGATTTGCAGATTCCCAATGCTCAACATGTGCAATGTCAAGTGGCAAATTGGTTTATGTGCGGTTCTGTATATAAGCTAGCTAAAGAATTATATGGGGATCAAGAAGGTTCTCATGCAACGCCAAGTGAAGTAGCACTCACCCAGTATGTTTATCCAAATGCGATTAAGCAAGCATATCTTTCACCAGAAGTTGCAAGCGGACATCGGATTTATAGCGCTGCTGACTTTCGAGTGCGTTATCCAGATGGACGTATGGGATCAAATCCGGCTTTAGCAACGCCTGAACATGGTAAGCAATTTTATGACTTGGCGGTGAAAGAACTTAGCAGTGGGTATTTGGAATTTGTGAACGCTGAATAA
- a CDS encoding cupin domain-containing protein — MEIKIEHQPKQERLNELGVSKWDIWKKEVSKYPWTYDYQETCYFLEGDVVVTPDDGQPVQIGKGDLVTFPAGMSCTWEITSDVKKHYYFD, encoded by the coding sequence ATGGAAATTAAAATTGAGCATCAACCCAAGCAAGAACGCCTGAATGAATTGGGTGTCTCTAAATGGGATATTTGGAAAAAGGAAGTCTCAAAATATCCTTGGACTTATGATTATCAAGAAACTTGCTACTTTTTGGAAGGTGATGTTGTTGTTACTCCTGATGATGGACAGCCAGTGCAAATTGGTAAAGGCGATTTAGTGACTTTTCCTGCTGGCATGTCCTGCACATGGGAAATTACAAGCGACGTGAAAAAACATTATTACTTTGATTAG
- a CDS encoding Mo-dependent nitrogenase C-terminal domain-containing protein translates to MLKTLNQRIFLPAFVSPLEEKNQTGSKKQFARPKLDLLQPLRQWLDKIEIQNRKLAKLIAKLIPAQCPFERDLMLFGRKIGHIPPMCKLNPLYNELVYLRFRALCYLVDQCGEDIQSYC, encoded by the coding sequence ATGCTTAAAACACTTAATCAGCGTATTTTTCTGCCTGCTTTTGTTAGCCCTTTAGAAGAAAAGAATCAAACAGGTAGTAAAAAGCAATTTGCTAGACCTAAATTAGATTTACTGCAACCATTACGTCAATGGCTGGACAAAATTGAGATTCAGAATCGGAAATTAGCCAAACTTATTGCTAAACTGATTCCTGCCCAGTGTCCATTCGAGCGCGATCTCATGCTTTTTGGTCGCAAAATAGGGCACATTCCGCCAATGTGCAAACTTAATCCGCTTTATAACGAACTTGTCTACTTGCGTTTTCGCGCTTTGTGTTATTTGGTAGATCAGTGTGGAGAGGATATTCAATCCTACTGCTGA